Proteins from a genomic interval of Halopseudomonas litoralis:
- the hupB gene encoding nucleoid-associated protein HU-beta, translating to MNKSELIDAIAASADIPKAAAGRALDAVIESVTGALKEGDSVVLVGFGTFAVKERAARTGRNPQTGEPIEISAAKIPGFKAGKALKDAVN from the coding sequence GTGAACAAGTCTGAACTGATCGATGCAATCGCTGCATCTGCCGATATTCCGAAAGCTGCTGCCGGTCGTGCTCTGGACGCCGTCATTGAGTCCGTCACTGGTGCTCTGAAAGAAGGTGATTCAGTTGTTCTGGTAGGCTTTGGTACTTTTGCTGTCAAGGAGCGCGCTGCCCGCACCGGTCGCAACCCGCAAACTGGCGAGCCGATTGAAATCAGCGCTGCCAAGATTCCCGGCTTCAAGGCTGGTAAAGCACTCAAGGACGCCGTCAACTGA
- a CDS encoding SurA N-terminal domain-containing protein produces the protein MMLQNMRDKAQSWVAKVIVGVIVLVFALTGWESISRFTSNDDKAAEVNGTVISTAEFEQAVSLQRRQLTQQLQQLGEQFDPDMIDEQLLRDSVLQGLIQRAVLLEGARDADLRVSEQMVDQMLLNTPDFQVNGQFDANRFDIVIRNMGLSSRMAFRDLVRQELMLAQLRNAYQATAFATPAERQMLARLENQSRDFAVLELDADAAGVEVIEAEVEEYYNDNLADFLSPEQVILETLTLSRSDFFDDAQVDEAALESLYLRETENLTEQRRAAHILIEIEDGDEAAAREQAEAIKARLDAGEDFAELAREVSDDPGTVNNGGDMGYVEHGSFDPAFDDALFALQENQVSEPVRSRFGIHLIKLTDLQSPEVPSLESMRPTLEQELKTEAVERRFVEVAQELANLAYESEDLAEPARVLNTEIETLGPLERSGGEGLAANPKIIAAGFSEEVLVDRRNSQLIELDADTVAVVRVKEHLRPEQRPLEEVRAEIADLLQFRKATEQAAAQAENWVKQLGQGELDSSTLATELDQQWLIHEAASRSDRDIAQALLRNVFTMPKPDAGPRYAHFRQPDGGQWIVELRGVSTPKEALAEADSPMYDEYIAGQTGEQDFAGVQQHLQSEADIERF, from the coding sequence ATGATGCTGCAGAATATGAGGGACAAGGCGCAAAGCTGGGTCGCGAAAGTGATCGTCGGCGTCATTGTGCTGGTTTTTGCGTTGACCGGTTGGGAGTCGATAAGCCGTTTCACCAGCAATGACGATAAAGCGGCTGAGGTCAACGGAACCGTGATCAGCACGGCTGAATTCGAGCAGGCCGTTTCCCTGCAGCGCCGCCAATTGACCCAGCAGTTACAGCAGCTGGGCGAGCAGTTTGACCCCGACATGATTGATGAGCAGTTGCTGCGTGACTCCGTTCTGCAGGGGCTGATACAGCGTGCCGTGTTGCTGGAGGGAGCCCGCGATGCCGATCTGCGCGTCTCCGAACAGATGGTCGATCAGATGCTGTTGAATACGCCAGACTTTCAGGTCAATGGCCAGTTTGACGCCAACCGCTTCGATATCGTGATCCGCAACATGGGCCTGAGCTCACGCATGGCCTTCCGCGATCTGGTACGCCAGGAGTTGATGCTTGCACAGCTGCGCAATGCCTATCAGGCTACTGCTTTTGCCACCCCGGCTGAGCGCCAGATGCTCGCCCGCCTGGAGAACCAGAGCCGTGATTTCGCAGTGCTCGAGCTGGACGCCGATGCCGCAGGGGTCGAGGTGATCGAGGCGGAAGTGGAAGAGTACTACAACGACAATCTGGCCGATTTCCTCAGCCCCGAGCAGGTGATCCTGGAAACCTTGACGCTGTCGCGCAGTGATTTCTTCGATGATGCCCAGGTGGATGAGGCGGCGCTTGAGTCGCTGTATCTACGTGAAACCGAAAACCTGACCGAACAGCGCCGCGCCGCGCACATTCTGATCGAAATTGAAGACGGTGACGAAGCGGCTGCCCGCGAACAGGCTGAAGCCATCAAGGCACGCCTGGATGCCGGCGAAGACTTTGCCGAGCTGGCCCGGGAAGTGTCGGATGACCCGGGTACCGTGAACAACGGTGGTGATATGGGTTATGTCGAACATGGCAGTTTCGATCCGGCTTTCGACGATGCCTTGTTTGCTCTGCAGGAGAATCAGGTATCGGAGCCTGTGCGCAGCCGCTTCGGCATCCATCTGATCAAACTCACCGACCTACAGTCACCGGAAGTGCCCTCGCTGGAGTCCATGCGTCCGACGCTGGAGCAGGAATTGAAAACCGAGGCCGTGGAGCGCCGGTTTGTCGAGGTGGCTCAGGAGCTGGCCAACCTGGCTTACGAGTCCGAGGATCTCGCCGAGCCGGCACGCGTGCTGAACACAGAGATTGAAACCCTGGGGCCGCTGGAGCGCTCCGGTGGAGAAGGTCTGGCTGCCAACCCGAAAATTATCGCTGCGGGCTTTTCCGAGGAAGTACTGGTTGATCGGCGTAACAGCCAATTGATCGAGCTGGATGCCGACACGGTAGCCGTCGTACGGGTCAAGGAGCACCTGCGTCCGGAACAGCGTCCGCTGGAGGAAGTTCGTGCTGAAATTGCCGATCTGCTGCAGTTCCGTAAAGCCACCGAACAGGCGGCTGCACAGGCTGAAAACTGGGTGAAGCAGCTGGGGCAGGGCGAGCTGGATAGCTCGACACTGGCAACGGAACTGGATCAGCAGTGGTTGATTCATGAGGCCGCCAGTCGCTCCGACCGAGACATCGCTCAGGCACTGCTGCGTAACGTGTTCACCATGCCCAAGCCGGATGCCGGCCCGCGCTACGCGCATTTCCGTCAGCCTGACGGCGGCCAGTGGATCGTTGAACTGCGGGGCGTGTCGACGCCGAAGGAGGCGCTGGCTGAGGCCGACTCACCTATGTATGACGAATACATCGCTGGCCAGACCGGTGAGCAGGATTTTGCGGGTGTTCAGCAGCACCTGCAATCCGAGGCTGATATCGAGCGCTTCTGA
- a CDS encoding efflux RND transporter periplasmic adaptor subunit yields MTDSPSLSIRHKRLIGILALLLVLAGIWYLLARNPASVPPPQRSAWNQPTPVRVVQVERGSLDVQLKSIGTVTPLNTVTVRSRVDGELTRVLFTEGAEVERGTLLAEIDPSPYRAQLAQAEGLAQQNQAQLANAQADLELYEGLFEQDSIARQQLTSQRALVEELRGTLKANAAQVEDARLQLSWTHIEAPIAGKLGLRRVDAGNLVSSGDTEGLVSITQMRPIAVEFTVPEPDVPALRRAAASGEELAVQVLDRSEQQTLANGRLHTLDNQIDIATGTLRVKALFENEDDDLFPNQFVNVRLRLHTLPSVVTIPADAVQFGSRGTYVYVVKPEESKAYSRLVKLGASADGRVAVTDGLAEQELVVLEGLDRLRDGREVVISDEDAG; encoded by the coding sequence ATGACCGACTCCCCGTCATTATCCATCCGCCATAAACGTCTGATCGGTATTCTGGCATTGCTGCTGGTTCTGGCCGGGATCTGGTATCTGTTGGCAAGGAACCCGGCTTCGGTGCCGCCACCCCAGCGCAGTGCCTGGAACCAGCCGACCCCGGTGCGGGTAGTACAGGTCGAGCGTGGCAGCCTTGATGTGCAGCTCAAATCCATCGGCACTGTCACCCCGCTTAACACGGTAACAGTGCGCAGCCGGGTCGACGGCGAACTTACGCGGGTGCTGTTCACCGAAGGCGCCGAGGTGGAGCGGGGCACCTTGCTGGCCGAGATCGATCCATCGCCCTACCGGGCGCAGCTGGCTCAGGCCGAAGGTCTGGCCCAGCAGAACCAGGCGCAGTTGGCCAACGCCCAGGCGGATCTGGAACTGTATGAAGGATTGTTCGAACAGGATTCCATCGCCCGTCAGCAGTTGACCAGCCAGCGCGCGCTGGTGGAGGAGCTGCGCGGTACCCTCAAGGCGAACGCGGCCCAGGTCGAGGATGCCCGCCTGCAGTTGTCCTGGACCCACATCGAGGCGCCCATTGCCGGCAAGTTGGGATTGCGCCGGGTGGATGCTGGCAACCTGGTGAGCAGCGGCGATACCGAAGGCCTGGTGAGCATTACCCAGATGCGCCCGATCGCCGTGGAGTTCACTGTGCCGGAGCCTGATGTGCCAGCCCTGCGTCGGGCTGCGGCCAGCGGCGAGGAACTGGCGGTGCAGGTGCTGGATCGCAGCGAGCAGCAGACACTTGCCAATGGTCGGTTGCACACCCTGGATAACCAGATAGATATCGCCACCGGCACCCTGCGAGTCAAAGCGCTGTTTGAGAATGAGGATGACGACCTGTTCCCCAATCAATTTGTCAACGTGCGCCTGCGACTGCATACCTTGCCCTCGGTGGTCACCATTCCCGCGGATGCGGTGCAGTTCGGCTCCCGCGGTACCTATGTTTATGTGGTGAAACCGGAGGAAAGCAAGGCCTACAGCCGGCTGGTCAAGCTCGGCGCGAGCGCCGATGGCCGGGTAGCGGTGACCGATGGACTGGCGGAACAGGAACTGGTGGTGCTGGAAGGGCTCGACCGGCTGCGCGATGGCCGCGAGGTGGTGATCAGTGATGAGGATGCCGGTTGA
- a CDS encoding multidrug efflux RND transporter permease subunit: MSLSRPFILRPVATSLLMLAFLITGVIAWRLLPVAALPQVDYPIIQVFTFQPGAGPNVTARTITAPLERHLGQIPGLKQMSSTSSAGASVITLQFALEVDLGVAEQEVQAAINTADSLLPNELPAPPIYRKVNPADAPILTLAITSDAMPLPEIHDLVDTRMAQKLAQLSGVGMVSLAGGQRPALRVQANPAALAARGLSLDDVRAAIAATNVNQPKGSFDGPLRTTMLDANDQIRSVQDYRDLILTWQDGAALRLGDVATIVDGAEDRFLAAWADTQPAVLLNVQRQPGANVIDVADRVQALLSQLTATLPAAVDVTVLTDRTQSIRASVRDVQHELLFAILLVVLVTFAFLRSIPATIIPSIAVPLSLVGTFGFMYLMGFSINNLTLMALTIATGFVVDDAIVMLENIARHREQGASPMEAALKGAAQIGFTLISLTLSLIAVLIPLLFMGDLVGRLFHEFAVTLAVAIAISLVVSLTLTPMMCARMLRQPLVHDEQAEGRSLMSRTIRCYGELLDWALDRQPLMLLVMLATIGLTALLYLAVPKDFFPVQDSGVIQVVTEAPQEISFSAMGERQQALAAALLNDTGVVSLSSFIGVDGTNSSLNSGRMFINLPPHSERSESVFSVIERLRQRAAEIEGIEAWFQPVQELSIEDRVARTQYQFTLTSLDSETLGEWAPRLVDALRQRPELIDVASDLQHRGQELYLEIDRDAAARLGISVSAIAEVLQNAFGQRQISTLFTQANQYRVVLEMDPALAQGPDALRSIYVPTASGGQAPLATVARLQQRATPLKISHQGQFPMATVSFNLGPQTSLGQAVAAIEQVSGELAMPTEIETRFQGAAQAFQASLSNTLWLILAAVLTMYIVLGVLYESTIHPITILSTLPSATVGALLALLVSGRALDMIAVVGVVLLIGLVKKNGIMMVDFALEAQRNQGMAPRQAIHRAAMLRFRPILMTTLAALFGAVPLMLASGSGAELRQPLGLVMVGGLLVSQVLTLFTTPVVYLFFDRLSRRRRTQADTDAASQG; encoded by the coding sequence ATGAGCCTGTCGCGTCCCTTCATCCTGCGACCGGTCGCCACCTCGCTGCTGATGTTGGCGTTTCTCATCACGGGCGTTATTGCCTGGCGCCTGTTGCCAGTAGCGGCGCTGCCGCAGGTGGATTATCCGATCATCCAGGTATTCACTTTCCAGCCCGGTGCCGGGCCGAACGTCACCGCTCGCACTATTACCGCACCCTTGGAGCGCCATCTGGGGCAGATCCCCGGCCTCAAGCAGATGTCCTCCACCAGCTCTGCCGGTGCCTCGGTGATTACCCTGCAGTTCGCACTGGAGGTTGATCTCGGCGTCGCGGAGCAGGAAGTACAGGCGGCAATCAATACTGCCGACAGTCTGCTGCCCAATGAGTTGCCCGCACCACCCATCTACCGCAAGGTCAACCCGGCCGATGCGCCCATTCTCACTCTGGCTATCACCTCCGACGCCATGCCGCTGCCCGAGATCCATGATCTGGTGGACACCCGTATGGCCCAGAAACTCGCCCAGTTATCCGGGGTGGGCATGGTCAGCCTGGCTGGCGGCCAGCGACCGGCGCTGCGGGTCCAGGCCAATCCGGCAGCACTGGCCGCCCGTGGCCTGAGTCTTGATGATGTGCGGGCGGCCATCGCCGCTACCAACGTCAACCAGCCCAAAGGCAGCTTTGATGGCCCCCTGCGTACCACCATGCTGGATGCCAACGATCAGATCCGCTCGGTGCAGGACTACCGGGATCTGATTCTTACCTGGCAGGATGGCGCCGCGCTGCGCCTGGGTGATGTGGCCACTATTGTCGACGGCGCCGAGGATCGTTTTCTTGCGGCCTGGGCAGACACCCAGCCGGCGGTGCTGCTGAATGTGCAGCGCCAGCCCGGCGCCAACGTCATTGATGTGGCGGACCGGGTGCAGGCACTGCTGTCGCAACTGACCGCGACCCTGCCGGCAGCGGTGGATGTAACTGTGCTCACCGACCGCACCCAGAGCATCCGCGCCTCGGTGCGCGATGTGCAGCATGAGTTGCTGTTCGCCATCCTGCTGGTGGTGCTGGTGACCTTCGCCTTTCTGCGCAGCATTCCCGCCACTATTATCCCCAGCATAGCCGTACCGCTGTCGCTGGTAGGCACCTTCGGCTTCATGTACTTGATGGGGTTTTCCATCAACAATCTGACGCTGATGGCGCTGACCATTGCCACCGGCTTCGTGGTGGATGACGCCATCGTCATGCTGGAGAACATCGCCCGGCACCGCGAGCAGGGCGCGTCGCCAATGGAGGCCGCGCTCAAGGGGGCGGCGCAGATTGGCTTCACTCTGATCTCGCTGACCCTGTCGCTGATCGCCGTATTGATCCCGCTGCTGTTCATGGGCGATCTGGTAGGCCGACTGTTCCACGAATTTGCCGTGACCCTGGCGGTGGCCATTGCCATCTCGCTGGTCGTGTCCCTGACCCTGACGCCGATGATGTGCGCGCGGATGCTGCGCCAGCCGCTGGTCCATGACGAGCAGGCCGAAGGGCGAAGTCTGATGAGCAGAACCATCCGCTGTTACGGCGAACTGCTCGACTGGGCATTGGATCGTCAGCCACTGATGTTGCTGGTAATGCTGGCGACCATCGGTTTGACTGCGCTGTTGTATCTGGCGGTGCCCAAGGACTTCTTTCCGGTGCAGGACAGCGGCGTGATCCAGGTGGTGACCGAAGCCCCCCAGGAGATTTCCTTCAGCGCCATGGGCGAGCGGCAGCAGGCCCTGGCCGCGGCGCTGCTAAATGATACCGGGGTGGTCAGTCTGTCTTCCTTCATCGGCGTGGATGGCACCAACAGCAGTCTCAACAGCGGGCGGATGTTCATCAACCTGCCGCCACACAGCGAACGCAGCGAATCGGTATTCAGCGTCATCGAGCGGCTGCGTCAGCGTGCCGCCGAGATCGAGGGTATCGAGGCCTGGTTCCAACCGGTGCAGGAGTTGAGTATCGAAGACCGGGTTGCCCGCACCCAGTATCAATTCACTCTCACCAGTCTCGACAGCGAGACCCTCGGTGAGTGGGCTCCACGCCTTGTGGATGCTTTGCGTCAGCGACCGGAGTTGATCGACGTGGCATCCGATCTGCAGCACCGGGGCCAGGAGCTCTATCTGGAAATCGACCGCGACGCTGCAGCGCGTCTGGGTATCAGTGTCTCGGCCATTGCCGAAGTACTGCAGAACGCCTTCGGGCAGCGACAGATCTCGACCCTGTTCACCCAGGCGAATCAGTATCGGGTGGTGCTGGAGATGGACCCGGCACTGGCTCAGGGCCCGGACGCGCTGCGCAGTATTTATGTACCCACCGCCTCGGGTGGCCAGGCGCCCCTGGCCACGGTGGCGCGGCTGCAGCAGCGCGCGACGCCGCTGAAGATCAGCCATCAGGGGCAGTTTCCGATGGCCACGGTGTCCTTCAATCTGGGGCCACAGACTTCACTTGGCCAGGCGGTTGCAGCGATCGAGCAGGTCAGCGGGGAGCTGGCCATGCCGACGGAAATCGAGACCCGCTTCCAGGGTGCGGCGCAAGCCTTCCAGGCCTCGCTGTCCAATACCCTGTGGCTGATTCTGGCGGCGGTGTTAACCATGTACATCGTGCTGGGTGTGCTCTATGAGAGCACCATCCATCCCATCACCATTCTTTCCACTTTGCCATCGGCAACCGTCGGCGCCTTGCTGGCGCTGCTGGTCAGCGGCCGGGCGCTGGATATGATCGCGGTGGTCGGGGTGGTACTGCTGATCGGTCTGGTGAAGAAGAACGGCATCATGATGGTGGATTTTGCGCTTGAGGCTCAACGTAATCAGGGCATGGCGCCGCGGCAGGCGATTCACCGGGCGGCGATGCTGCGTTTCCGGCCGATTCTGATGACCACGCTGGCGGCGCTGTTCGGTGCGGTGCCCCTGATGCTGGCCAGTGGCTCGGGGGCCGAACTTCGGCAGCCGTTGGGATTGGTCATGGTCGGCGGCTTGCTGGTCAGCCAGGTATTGACCCTGTTCACCACGCCGGTGGTATACCTGTTCTTTGACCGGCTCAGCCGGCGCCGCCGTACCCAGGCGGATACCGATGCAGCGAGTCAGGGCTGA
- a CDS encoding efflux RND transporter permease subunit, with translation MNPARLFVSRPIASCLLALALLTCGLLTWRLLPVAPLPEVEFPVITVSASLPGASPESMATTVATPLERALGSISGVLAITSSSNQGSTQIMLQFELDRNIDEAAREVQAAINTVRGELPAGMPGNPEYRKVNPSQAPIMALALSSANLDSSDLYDAASTILAQKLAQISGVGEVSVTGASLPAVRVQLDPGALLHNSIALDEVRNAIIQSTALYPLGFIEDDEHRWRVGISDSLRTAEQYRELTIRHRDGAVVRLGDLATVTDSVENRYTSGFHNHDPAVILMISRQSGANVVRTIDAIHEQLPQLQALMPVDSELAVVMDRSPVIRATLNEAQFTLLLASVLVVLVVWLFLGSARTALIPSVALPVSLVGSFVVMYFYGFSLNNLSLMALIVAAGLVVDDAIVVLENVERHIENGLTPFQAALKGTGEVGFTLLAMNVALVVVFVSILFMGGIVERLFREFSITLAAAMLISLLVSLTLTPSLCALWLKSRAEREPGAVARYSESLFSALRDGYQGTLDWALRHGVLVLLALAAVIACNAWLYVNITKETLPQQDTGQIRGFVRGDDGFSFRVMQPKIEAYRQFILADPAVQDLTGTSGGAGGTTNAQLSINLKPLEERGVSAQQVVERLRQNPPQIPGAMMILMVDQDLYLGSPFRRSEHEVVLRSDSLEALKLWSQRVSVAMQDLPELVDVDAAGGEETRQVMLDIDREAARRLGVDMATIASVLNNSFSQRQVATLYDELNQYRVVMELDPRYTEDPAVLGQIEVITDVGTRVPISAFARWDYGMASDRVRHDGQFASVGVGYALAPGVTAYEAEQAIDRMLGEVMLPSSVHTVPASSGRPDFSVNLNQPWLLLWVVLAVYLVLGVLYESTLHPLTILSTLPSAGVGALLALHLSGTHFSLIALLGLFLLIGVVMKNAIMMIDFALEAQRRDGLAPRAAIRHAAVLRLRPILMTNIAGLLGAVPLVLGFGEGAEMRRPLGITIIGGLAVSQLLTLYTTPVIYLYLERLRQRVLRNREQPVDSMNPSP, from the coding sequence ATGAATCCTGCGCGCCTGTTCGTCAGTCGGCCGATTGCCAGTTGTCTACTGGCTCTGGCCTTGCTGACCTGCGGCCTGTTGACCTGGCGCCTGCTGCCGGTGGCACCCTTGCCGGAAGTGGAGTTCCCGGTCATTACGGTCAGCGCCAGCCTGCCGGGGGCCAGTCCGGAAAGCATGGCCACCACGGTCGCCACGCCGCTGGAGCGCGCGCTGGGCAGTATTTCCGGGGTGCTTGCCATTACCTCCAGCAGCAACCAGGGTTCCACCCAGATCATGTTGCAGTTCGAACTGGACCGCAACATCGACGAGGCCGCGCGGGAGGTGCAGGCCGCCATCAATACGGTCCGCGGCGAGCTGCCCGCCGGCATGCCGGGTAACCCCGAGTACCGCAAGGTCAATCCTTCCCAGGCGCCGATCATGGCCCTGGCGCTCAGTTCAGCCAACTTGGATTCCAGCGACCTCTACGATGCGGCCTCGACCATCCTGGCGCAGAAGTTGGCGCAGATCAGCGGGGTGGGGGAGGTGAGCGTCACCGGCGCCTCGCTGCCGGCGGTGCGAGTGCAGCTGGACCCCGGCGCATTGCTGCACAACAGCATTGCCCTGGATGAGGTGCGCAACGCCATCATCCAGAGTACGGCGCTGTATCCACTGGGCTTCATCGAGGATGACGAACATCGCTGGCGGGTAGGCATCAGCGATTCGCTGCGGACGGCAGAACAGTACCGTGAACTGACAATCCGCCATCGCGACGGTGCGGTGGTACGGCTGGGCGACCTGGCCACGGTCACCGATTCGGTGGAGAACCGCTACACCAGCGGTTTTCACAACCATGACCCGGCAGTGATCCTGATGATCAGCCGGCAGAGTGGCGCCAATGTGGTGCGCACCATCGATGCTATCCATGAACAGCTGCCGCAACTGCAGGCGCTGATGCCGGTCGATAGCGAGCTGGCCGTGGTCATGGATCGTTCGCCGGTCATCCGCGCCACCTTGAACGAAGCTCAGTTCACTCTGCTGCTCGCCTCGGTGCTGGTGGTGCTGGTGGTGTGGCTGTTCCTCGGCAGCGCGCGCACCGCGCTTATTCCTTCGGTGGCGTTACCGGTGTCGCTGGTCGGCAGCTTTGTGGTGATGTATTTCTACGGTTTTTCCCTCAACAATCTGTCGTTGATGGCGCTGATCGTCGCCGCCGGGCTGGTGGTGGACGATGCCATCGTGGTGCTGGAGAACGTCGAGCGGCATATCGAGAATGGCCTGACGCCCTTTCAGGCCGCACTCAAGGGCACCGGGGAGGTGGGTTTTACTCTGTTGGCGATGAACGTGGCGCTGGTGGTGGTGTTCGTCTCCATCCTGTTCATGGGCGGGATAGTCGAGCGGCTGTTTCGCGAGTTCTCCATTACGCTGGCGGCGGCCATGCTCATCTCTCTGCTGGTCTCTCTGACCTTGACTCCCAGCCTGTGCGCGCTGTGGCTGAAGAGCCGGGCCGAGCGGGAGCCTGGCGCGGTAGCGCGCTATAGCGAAAGTCTGTTCAGTGCGCTGCGAGACGGCTACCAGGGAACGCTCGATTGGGCGCTGCGCCATGGCGTGCTGGTCCTGCTGGCGCTGGCAGCGGTGATCGCCTGCAATGCCTGGTTGTACGTCAATATCACCAAGGAAACCCTGCCACAACAGGACACCGGACAGATTCGTGGTTTTGTGCGCGGTGACGACGGCTTTTCCTTCCGGGTCATGCAGCCGAAGATTGAAGCCTACCGCCAGTTCATTCTGGCCGACCCGGCGGTACAGGATCTTACCGGTACCAGCGGCGGCGCCGGCGGCACCACCAACGCCCAGCTGTCGATCAACCTCAAACCGCTCGAGGAGCGTGGCGTCTCGGCCCAGCAGGTGGTCGAACGGCTGCGGCAGAATCCACCGCAGATCCCGGGTGCCATGATGATACTGATGGTCGATCAGGATCTTTACCTGGGCTCGCCGTTCCGGCGCAGCGAGCATGAAGTGGTATTGCGCTCCGACTCACTCGAGGCGCTGAAGCTCTGGTCGCAACGGGTATCCGTAGCCATGCAGGACTTGCCTGAACTGGTGGACGTTGACGCGGCCGGCGGCGAAGAGACTCGCCAGGTGATGCTCGATATCGACCGGGAGGCGGCCCGACGCCTTGGTGTGGATATGGCCACGATCGCCTCGGTACTCAACAACTCCTTCTCCCAACGCCAGGTGGCGACCCTCTACGACGAGCTGAACCAGTACCGGGTGGTGATGGAACTCGACCCGCGCTACACCGAGGACCCGGCTGTGCTGGGGCAGATCGAGGTGATCACCGATGTCGGCACGCGCGTACCGATATCCGCCTTCGCCCGCTGGGATTACGGCATGGCCAGCGACCGGGTGCGGCATGACGGCCAGTTCGCCTCGGTAGGTGTCGGCTATGCCCTGGCGCCCGGTGTGACAGCCTATGAAGCCGAGCAGGCGATTGACCGTATGCTCGGTGAGGTCATGCTGCCGAGCAGCGTGCATACGGTACCGGCATCATCCGGGCGACCGGATTTCAGCGTCAATCTCAATCAACCATGGTTGCTGTTGTGGGTGGTGCTGGCGGTGTATCTGGTGCTCGGGGTGCTGTATGAAAGTACCCTGCACCCGCTGACCATTCTGTCGACCCTGCCGTCGGCCGGCGTCGGTGCCTTGCTGGCGCTCCATCTCAGCGGTACCCACTTCAGCTTGATCGCCTTGCTGGGATTGTTTTTGCTCATCGGTGTGGTGATGAAAAATGCCATCATGATGATCGACTTCGCCCTCGAGGCCCAGCGCCGTGACGGTCTGGCGCCCCGGGCAGCTATTCGTCACGCGGCGGTGTTGCGGCTGCGGCCCATCCTGATGACCAACATCGCCGGGCTTCTCGGTGCGGTGCCGCTGGTGCTCGGCTTCGGCGAAGGCGCGGAGATGCGTCGGCCGTTGGGCATCACCATTATCGGCGGGTTGGCAGTCAGCCAGTTGCTGACGCTGTATACCACACCTGTCATCTATCTCTATCTGGAGCGCCTGCGGCAGCGGGTGCTGCGCAACCGGGAGCAACCGGTCGACTCGATGAATCCTTCGCCATGA
- a CDS encoding efflux transporter outer membrane subunit — MKILPLSVPLFVILLSACTLGPDYIQPDIADTAAVRYQDGWQPMPAQSWKASGSWWRAFDDDTLSALVERSTRANQTLAQAEARFRAAEAQWRLSRGGLSPELEATLGATRSGGSGEIERSASEQYDARLQFSWAPDLWGRVRRGIEADEAGLQASAADLAAARLAIQVAVAGAYVNVRALDRQQEILNETMAAYDRSATLTRNQYEAGIVSCADVIQAETQRQSLRTEMYDLQAARAREQNALAALLGIAPAELSLEQQGERLPAVPVLPQSLPAVLIARRPDVVAAERQVVAANARIGVAQTAWLPDLSLDLWGGVQSGSFSGLFDAPARVWSVGPSLAQTLFDGGRRAATRDMAIAQYDEQAAFYRQTVLDSLRELEDALATLQILAEKTEQQDALLQLALENERVITNRYRAGQVSFLEVATAQNTTLSTRRVAVDIHAERLAATLQLAAIIGGGWDLDDPVIQSVTGE; from the coding sequence ATGAAAATACTACCACTGTCTGTCCCGCTGTTTGTCATTCTGCTGTCCGCCTGTACTCTGGGGCCGGATTATATTCAGCCCGATATTGCGGATACCGCCGCTGTCAGATACCAGGACGGCTGGCAGCCGATGCCCGCGCAGAGCTGGAAGGCCAGCGGCAGTTGGTGGCGGGCATTCGATGACGACACCCTGAGTGCTCTGGTGGAGCGCAGCACCCGGGCGAATCAGACCCTTGCTCAGGCCGAGGCCCGCTTTCGCGCCGCCGAAGCACAGTGGCGCCTGTCCCGCGGCGGCTTGAGCCCGGAGCTGGAGGCGACCCTGGGGGCGACCCGCAGTGGCGGCAGTGGCGAAATCGAGCGGTCTGCTTCCGAGCAGTACGATGCCCGCCTGCAGTTCAGCTGGGCGCCGGATCTGTGGGGGAGGGTGCGGCGGGGGATCGAGGCCGATGAGGCAGGTTTGCAGGCCAGCGCTGCGGACCTGGCGGCGGCCCGGCTTGCGATTCAGGTGGCGGTGGCCGGCGCCTATGTCAATGTACGCGCACTGGATCGTCAGCAGGAGATCCTCAACGAAACCATGGCGGCCTACGACCGGTCCGCGACCCTGACCCGCAACCAGTATGAAGCCGGTATTGTGTCCTGCGCCGACGTCATCCAGGCCGAGACTCAGCGCCAGTCGCTGCGTACGGAGATGTACGACCTGCAGGCCGCGCGCGCCCGGGAGCAGAATGCGCTGGCGGCCTTGCTGGGCATCGCCCCGGCCGAACTCAGCCTGGAACAGCAAGGTGAGCGCCTGCCGGCTGTCCCTGTTCTGCCGCAGAGCCTGCCGGCCGTGCTGATCGCCCGGCGACCCGATGTGGTCGCCGCCGAGCGCCAGGTGGTCGCAGCCAATGCGCGCATCGGTGTGGCCCAGACCGCCTGGCTGCCGGACCTGAGCCTGGATCTCTGGGGCGGCGTGCAGAGCGGCAGTTTCAGTGGGCTGTTCGATGCACCGGCCAGGGTCTGGTCAGTGGGGCCGAGTCTGGCCCAGACACTGTTCGACGGCGGTCGGCGCGCGGCCACCCGGGACATGGCCATCGCGCAGTACGATGAACAGGCAGCCTTCTATCGGCAGACCGTGCTCGATAGCCTGCGGGAGCTCGAGGATGCCCTGGCCACGCTGCAGATCCTGGCCGAGAAGACCGAGCAGCAGGATGCTCTGTTGCAACTGGCACTGGAGAACGAACGGGTGATCACCAACCGCTATCGAGCGGGGCAGGTCTCTTTCCTGGAGGTGGCGACAGCGCAGAACACCACCCTGAGCACCCGGCGGGTGGCAGTGGACATCCATGCCGAGAGGTTGGCAGCCACGCTGCAGTTGGCAGCAATCATCGGTGGCGGCTGGGATCTGGATGATCCGGTGATTCAATCAGTGACGGGAGAGTAA